Proteins co-encoded in one Spirochaetota bacterium genomic window:
- a CDS encoding alpha/beta hydrolase: MISDYINIERDIKSEALQRITEYGLKSSFVNVNNYNIHYVSAGEGEPIILIHGWLCWGAYWNRIIPLLSKRYRVYALDLLGNGISDKPCNNFIKYTIDEQVEIVEKFIEQLSLNNVCIMGHSLGGATAAKVAMNSPEKIKKLVLIGAVGFRKGLKRLPLSLRGAWAMHIERMIPYFVSKGTIKFFHKRYLFYHENPVDDKLIDEMVLVNYSNNESRMACQKSGEGIFNDFVNSKAVNISIPTLLIWGKYDKLSPISVGKEYHDLIGNSKLEIIDNAAHMVFHEKPDEVARLILCFL; this comes from the coding sequence ATGATATCAGATTATATTAACATAGAAAGAGATATTAAATCAGAAGCTCTTCAACGGATAACTGAATATGGCCTAAAATCCTCATTTGTTAATGTTAACAATTATAATATTCATTATGTGTCCGCTGGGGAGGGCGAACCTATAATACTAATTCATGGATGGTTGTGCTGGGGTGCCTATTGGAATAGAATAATCCCTCTATTATCGAAGAGATACCGTGTCTATGCCTTGGATCTTTTAGGAAATGGTATTTCCGATAAGCCTTGTAACAATTTTATAAAATATACAATAGATGAGCAGGTAGAGATAGTTGAAAAATTTATTGAGCAACTATCCCTGAATAATGTTTGTATAATGGGTCACTCTTTAGGTGGCGCCACTGCTGCTAAAGTCGCCATGAATTCACCAGAAAAGATTAAAAAGCTTGTATTAATCGGCGCAGTTGGTTTCAGGAAAGGGTTGAAGCGCCTTCCCCTGTCATTAAGGGGAGCATGGGCAATGCACATTGAAAGGATGATACCCTATTTCGTAAGTAAGGGTACCATTAAATTTTTTCATAAACGGTACCTTTTTTATCATGAAAATCCTGTTGATGATAAATTGATCGACGAAATGGTGCTTGTCAATTACAGCAATAATGAAAGCAGAATGGCATGCCAAAAGAGCGGAGAGGGGATCTTTAATGATTTTGTTAATAGTAAGGCTGTGAATATCTCTATTCCTACACTCCTCATCTGGGGTAAATATGATAAGCTTTCACCAATATCCGTGGGTAAGGAATACCATGATCTTATTGGTAATTCAAAGCTTGAAATAATTGATAATGCAGCACATATGGTGTTTCACGAAAAGCCTGATGAGGTTGCACGGCTAATTCTCTGCTTTTTATAG
- a CDS encoding IS5/IS1182 family transposase, with amino-acid sequence NRFRRILVRWEKRADTFLAMLHIACGIITWRATGLLE; translated from the coding sequence AATCGATTCCGGAGGATTCTTGTTCGATGGGAAAAAAGAGCTGATACTTTTCTTGCAATGTTGCACATCGCATGCGGAATCATTACATGGAGAGCAACTGGCCTACTGGAATAG
- a CDS encoding putative manganese transporter, with amino-acid sequence MEALIEIIEHTIMISAFVFVIMLVIEYINVLTSGSWQERLMSNRWAQYLIAALLGATPGCLGAFMVVAMYSHRLLSLGALVTAMIATSGDESFVMLAMIPEDVIVVIGALVIIGVVSGIITDLFVKNKHNTYFQKCDGLIEDIPEHCNCYPKGEIISQWMNCSSSRGILAIMVSIIIFLFLSGEIGPEEWNWIRITILITMGISFFIIATVPDHFLEEHLWEHVAKRHLPRIFLWTLGAFIVLHLSAEHFHLEGLIRESSWLTMLFAGITGLIPESGPHMIFITMYAKGIIPLSILIVSSIVQDGHGMLPLLAHSRRDFFLVKIINLIFGLIVGSIALFLGY; translated from the coding sequence TGAACATACGATTATGATCAGCGCCTTTGTCTTTGTTATAATGCTTGTCATCGAATATATCAATGTATTAACAAGCGGATCTTGGCAAGAAAGGTTGATGAGTAATAGATGGGCACAGTACTTAATTGCAGCCCTACTTGGGGCAACTCCTGGATGCTTGGGGGCATTTATGGTAGTTGCGATGTATTCTCATAGACTTCTTTCACTTGGCGCTCTTGTTACAGCAATGATCGCAACCAGCGGGGATGAATCCTTTGTTATGCTGGCAATGATTCCGGAAGATGTTATTGTTGTAATAGGCGCGTTAGTTATAATTGGTGTAGTCTCTGGTATTATTACAGATTTATTCGTTAAAAACAAACATAATACATATTTTCAAAAATGTGACGGATTGATTGAAGATATTCCTGAGCATTGCAACTGCTATCCCAAAGGTGAGATCATTTCCCAATGGATGAATTGTTCATCATCAAGGGGCATTCTAGCGATAATGGTGTCAATTATCATCTTTCTATTCCTTTCGGGGGAAATAGGCCCTGAGGAGTGGAACTGGATAAGAATTACCATACTAATCACAATGGGCATCTCTTTCTTTATAATAGCAACAGTTCCCGATCACTTTCTTGAGGAACACCTATGGGAACATGTTGCAAAGAGACATCTGCCGCGCATATTCCTTTGGACACTGGGAGCTTTTATTGTATTACATCTCTCAGCTGAGCATTTTCATTTAGAAGGCCTGATACGGGAGAGTTCGTGGCTTACAATGCTATTCGCAGGTATTACAGGGCTTATCCCAGAGTCAGGACCTCATATGATATTCATTACGATGTATGCTAAAGGCATAATTCCATTGAGCATCTTAATCGTCAGCTCTATTGTTCAGGACGGACATGGGATGCTGCCGCTTCTTGCCCATTCAAGGAGGGATTTTTTTCTTGTTAAGATAATAAATCTTATTTTTGGTCTTATTGTAGGATCAATAGCCCTTTTTTTGGGATATTAA
- a CDS encoding DUF255 domain-containing protein: MKNNIMYVFILSIIIFFLSETSPYSKSSIQWHSFNSGLVKAKKLARPVVIDFYAKWCTWCKVMDKKTFSDEKVIEKMNRDYVAVKVNMESNETIYYKNRKMSPNQFSRFLGIQGLPSFLFMDKNGEIIMKISGFKEPKVFSAILGYVRDGCYKKNVPFMDYMNGKVDCK, encoded by the coding sequence ATGAAGAATAATATTATGTATGTTTTTATTTTATCTATAATTATATTCTTTCTATCTGAGACTTCCCCTTATTCAAAATCTTCCATTCAATGGCACAGCTTCAATTCAGGCCTTGTCAAGGCAAAGAAATTGGCTAGGCCTGTTGTTATTGATTTTTATGCTAAATGGTGTACCTGGTGTAAAGTAATGGATAAAAAAACCTTTTCTGATGAGAAGGTAATTGAGAAGATGAACCGGGACTATGTAGCAGTCAAGGTAAATATGGAGTCAAATGAGACCATATACTATAAGAATAGAAAGATGTCGCCAAATCAATTTTCTAGATTTCTGGGTATACAGGGTTTACCAAGCTTTTTATTTATGGATAAGAATGGCGAGATCATCATGAAAATATCGGGTTTTAAAGAACCAAAAGTTTTTTCAGCCATATTAGGCTATGTTAGGGATGGATGTTATAAAAAAAATGTACCCTTCATGGATTATATGAATGGCAAAGTTGATTGTAAATGA